Proteins from a genomic interval of Acidobacteriota bacterium:
- a CDS encoding alpha/beta fold hydrolase, protein MSPCPDVLRTPDERFDQLPGYPYKPRYVDSLAGFEGLRLHYVDEGDATSPATILCLHGQPTWSYLYRRMLPVFLTSGARVVAPDLFGFGRSDKPTDESWYTFTRHRETLLAFVRHLDLRHVTLVCQDWGGILGLTLPTEAAERYERLIVMNTVLATGRFPLGEGFLAWRAWVNADPDLAVGRLMRRACPHLSEAEASAYDAPFPTAEFKAWARRFPNLVCDRPDADGAEVSRRAARWWRHEWRGRSFMAIGMQDVVIPPATMHWLRQLIHGCPDPLELAEAGHFVQEHGEVVAQAALAHFSEDDAREGYRLDVDDQGFPV, encoded by the coding sequence ATGTCACCCTGCCCGGACGTGCTCCGCACGCCTGACGAGCGATTCGACCAGCTCCCCGGCTACCCGTACAAGCCACGCTACGTCGACTCGCTCGCCGGCTTCGAGGGGCTGCGCCTGCACTACGTCGACGAGGGCGACGCGACGTCGCCCGCGACGATCCTGTGCCTGCACGGGCAGCCGACGTGGAGTTACCTGTACCGGCGGATGCTGCCCGTGTTCCTCACGTCGGGCGCACGCGTCGTGGCGCCCGACCTCTTCGGGTTCGGCCGGTCGGACAAGCCGACCGACGAATCCTGGTACACGTTCACGCGCCATCGTGAGACGCTGCTCGCCTTCGTGCGTCACCTCGATCTGCGGCACGTGACACTCGTGTGTCAGGACTGGGGCGGGATCCTCGGCTTGACGCTCCCGACGGAGGCCGCGGAGCGCTATGAGCGGCTGATCGTCATGAACACCGTCCTGGCGACGGGCCGCTTCCCGCTCGGCGAGGGCTTTCTCGCGTGGCGCGCGTGGGTGAACGCCGACCCCGATCTCGCGGTCGGTCGCTTGATGCGCCGTGCCTGCCCCCACCTCAGCGAGGCGGAGGCGTCCGCCTACGACGCGCCGTTCCCGACGGCCGAGTTCAAGGCCTGGGCGCGGCGGTTTCCGAACCTCGTGTGCGACCGCCCTGACGCGGACGGCGCCGAAGTGTCGCGTCGGGCCGCGCGCTGGTGGCGGCACGAGTGGCGTGGACGGAGCTTCATGGCCATCGGCATGCAGGACGTGGTGATTCCGCCCGCCACGATGCACTGGCTGCGGCAGCTGATCCACGGCTGTCCGGATCCCCTGGAACTGGCCGAGGCCGGGCACTTCGTCCAGGAGCATGGCGAGGTCGTAGCGCAGGCGGCGCTTGCACACTTCAGTGAGGACGACGCCCGAGAGGGTTATCGCCTCGACGTCGATGACCAAGGCTTTCCAGTCTGA